A genome region from Tolypothrix sp. PCC 7712 includes the following:
- a CDS encoding DUF2997 domain-containing protein — METLEFIIYPDGRVQEKVTGIVGASCAEVTAAIEAQLGQVLVNEPTSEFFANNQVQQSGVVNTQTAFSDW, encoded by the coding sequence ATGGAGACATTAGAGTTCATAATTTATCCAGATGGTCGGGTACAAGAGAAAGTCACTGGCATTGTGGGTGCTTCTTGCGCTGAAGTCACAGCAGCAATAGAAGCGCAACTTGGTCAAGTACTTGTTAATGAGCCAACTTCAGAATTTTTTGCCAATAATCAGGTACAACAATCTGGTGTGGTAAATACGCAAACCGCTTTCAGTGATTGGTAA
- a CDS encoding ferredoxin: MADFLPSPEEQEDSRSGFEPELGGFLRDAPERSGLEPELGGVMRQKGVYVDELTCIGCKHCAHVARNTFYIEPDYGRSRVVRQDGDAEEVIQEAIDTCPVDCIHWVDYTELKKLEEERKYQVIPVVGYPVDHAVATTETRRKKQKLRTKKSRY; the protein is encoded by the coding sequence ATGGCTGATTTTCTGCCTTCGCCGGAAGAACAAGAAGATAGTCGTTCCGGGTTTGAACCAGAATTAGGCGGTTTTTTACGGGATGCTCCCGAACGCTCTGGTTTAGAGCCGGAATTGGGTGGAGTGATGCGCCAAAAAGGTGTATATGTGGATGAGCTCACATGTATTGGCTGTAAGCATTGCGCTCATGTTGCCCGTAACACGTTTTATATTGAACCAGATTATGGGCGATCGCGAGTAGTTCGTCAGGATGGGGACGCAGAGGAAGTCATTCAAGAAGCAATAGATACTTGTCCGGTTGATTGCATTCACTGGGTTGATTACACCGAACTGAAAAAGTTAGAAGAAGAACGCAAATATCAGGTAATTCCTGTAGTTGGTTATCCGGTGGATCATGCTGTTGCTACTACAGAAACGAGGCGGAAAAAACAAAAATTAAGAACCAAAAAATCTCGTTATTAA
- a CDS encoding DUF4335 domain-containing protein, with protein MPLSNSVIRRYTPPTCTLEVLAQSSPLSRWTGKTVLKQLSFELRFDDPRLPEESRLPIRGDRDQLEALCDAVSIYIQQFLQQSPETFSLSFPSPQDSSKVASDAQIQDFQQTAQPLSTQTLRSFPSSFPTTTIYLEPSSSLTHKLFLGSLASQASGPAIELGLLQLFDLATALDEYSADIMALPTLENTGSSVARFPVWAPVAAVLVLGVGLLPVTWQYVNNIKPNQQQTAKKPTANSGPIALQPSPQVNPEAGLAAPDSFPPLPNIGSTTPIPTSSLPADPLLAPNSGLASKTQTLPNSNFPAAPTSAGSSLPSTATGLGINQKTSPTFSTNSQFGVPPTIGDQKIALQPNLTQTKPGSISPSDLGLPKKRELPPSLSTDRTSRSVTPNLPITAPALPVIPNEPTSTAKLEGEYNPASTTATTTSRASSESALVDRLRGTRKTATTTTPPANDSTLFDTPQIAEARQYLQKRWQPPSGLKQTLEYSVMVGVDGTVERIFPLNKAARDYVDSAGMPNIGTPFVSANRYGRNVRLRAVLSPDGKVQIFPETE; from the coding sequence ATGCCTCTATCTAATTCTGTCATTCGTCGCTACACACCCCCCACCTGTACCCTCGAAGTGTTGGCGCAAAGCTCACCTTTATCCCGGTGGACGGGAAAAACTGTCCTCAAGCAACTCAGCTTTGAGTTGCGGTTTGACGATCCGCGACTACCAGAAGAAAGCAGACTCCCAATTCGGGGCGATCGCGATCAGCTCGAAGCTTTGTGTGATGCAGTTTCAATCTACATTCAACAATTTCTCCAACAATCTCCCGAAACTTTTTCGCTGAGTTTTCCCAGCCCGCAAGATTCTAGTAAAGTCGCTAGTGACGCGCAAATACAAGACTTTCAACAGACTGCACAACCACTTAGTACTCAAACATTAAGGTCTTTTCCCTCTTCTTTCCCTACTACAACAATATATTTAGAACCGAGCAGTTCTTTGACTCACAAGCTATTTCTCGGTTCCCTCGCTAGCCAAGCATCTGGGCCTGCTATCGAACTAGGTTTGTTGCAACTATTCGATTTAGCAACTGCTCTAGATGAATACTCGGCTGATATTATGGCGTTACCTACTCTGGAAAATACGGGCAGTTCTGTAGCGAGATTTCCGGTATGGGCACCTGTAGCAGCTGTATTAGTCTTAGGTGTGGGACTGTTACCAGTAACCTGGCAATATGTGAATAACATTAAGCCAAATCAGCAACAAACTGCGAAAAAACCCACTGCCAATTCAGGGCCAATTGCTCTGCAACCCTCACCTCAAGTCAACCCAGAAGCGGGACTTGCAGCCCCAGACAGTTTTCCCCCATTACCAAATATTGGCTCAACTACACCAATCCCTACTTCTAGTTTGCCAGCAGATCCTCTATTAGCTCCTAATTCTGGACTGGCTAGCAAAACACAAACATTACCAAATTCTAATTTTCCTGCCGCTCCCACATCAGCTGGTTCGAGTTTACCATCTACAGCAACTGGGCTGGGTATAAATCAAAAGACAAGCCCAACTTTTTCTACTAATTCACAGTTTGGCGTACCTCCTACCATCGGCGATCAGAAAATTGCTTTGCAACCAAACTTGACACAGACCAAGCCTGGATCGATTAGCCCCAGCGATTTAGGCCTGCCGAAAAAGCGAGAATTACCGCCTAGCCTATCAACAGATAGAACTAGCCGTAGCGTCACCCCCAATCTTCCCATCACTGCGCCAGCTCTTCCTGTCATCCCCAATGAACCGACAAGTACAGCCAAATTAGAAGGAGAATATAATCCAGCTTCTACAACAGCTACCACAACTTCTAGAGCCAGTAGTGAAAGTGCGTTAGTTGATAGATTGCGGGGAACAAGAAAAACTGCAACGACAACAACGCCACCAGCTAATGACAGCACATTATTTGATACACCGCAGATAGCAGAAGCTAGACAATATCTGCAAAAACGCTGGCAACCACCTTCTGGATTAAAGCAAACACTAGAATACAGTGTGATGGTAGGTGTTGATGGTACTGTTGAACGAATTTTTCCCTTAAATAAAGCAGCCAGAGATTATGTAGATAGCGCTGGTATGCCAAATATCGGTACACCTTTTGTTTCTGCTAATAGATATGGCAGAAATGTCAGACTGAGAGCTGTACTTAGCCCAGATGGTAAAGTGCAAATCTTTCCAGAAACCGAATAA
- a CDS encoding DUF1257 domain-containing protein gives MSHFSQIKTQIRNLDSLKDALNELGINWKPGPREVRGYRGQTHPAEISIEQENGYDIGFRWNGQEYELVADLQYWQQNLSVDGFLRQVTQRYAYQTVMKETSRVGFQVTEQKQQEDGSIRLVVQRWSA, from the coding sequence ATGTCACACTTTAGCCAAATTAAGACTCAAATCCGTAACCTAGACTCTTTGAAAGATGCTCTCAATGAATTGGGTATAAATTGGAAGCCTGGCCCGCGTGAAGTAAGAGGCTATCGCGGTCAAACTCATCCTGCAGAAATTTCCATTGAGCAGGAGAATGGTTATGATATCGGTTTTAGATGGAATGGCCAAGAATATGAATTGGTGGCTGACTTACAGTACTGGCAACAAAACCTATCTGTAGATGGATTTTTACGCCAAGTAACTCAGCGCTATGCTTATCAAACGGTAATGAAAGAAACATCTCGTGTTGGCTTTCAAGTGACCGAACAAAAGCAACAAGAAGATGGTTCAATTCGTCTGGTAGTACAACGCTGGAGTGCGTAA
- a CDS encoding DUF3038 domain-containing protein has product MLKVMHSATNSATPNSQWEDLIQLPTPTYVEWDNIKTQLDLVLLALETLTGLGSEAMLSAAISLNLESRVPDRVALWRLRQSNPLRKGQGGRKKLDVEEARSLVLITCYLAKQHQELIRRAVGLLEQMAANHQEPHQTALLGDYIDAFCNTYQERMEEDEQISTDLLTHLALKLLVDLLFYSAPGGHRRLWLALIDRSTKF; this is encoded by the coding sequence ATGCTAAAAGTTATGCACTCGGCCACCAATTCAGCTACCCCAAATTCCCAGTGGGAGGATCTAATCCAGCTTCCAACCCCAACTTATGTTGAATGGGACAATATCAAAACTCAGTTAGATTTAGTGCTGTTGGCGCTAGAAACTTTAACGGGTCTTGGTTCCGAGGCGATGCTCTCGGCAGCAATTAGTTTGAATTTGGAGTCAAGAGTGCCAGATCGCGTAGCTTTGTGGCGCTTGCGCCAGTCAAATCCCCTACGCAAAGGACAAGGAGGGCGAAAAAAATTAGATGTAGAAGAGGCGCGATCGCTTGTTCTCATCACCTGCTACCTTGCTAAACAGCACCAGGAATTGATTCGTCGTGCTGTTGGTCTATTAGAACAAATGGCCGCAAATCACCAGGAACCTCACCAAACCGCTTTACTGGGAGATTATATAGATGCTTTCTGCAATACTTACCAAGAGCGCATGGAAGAGGATGAGCAAATTTCTACAGATTTACTAACTCATTTAGCGCTCAAACTGCTGGTAGATTTATTGTTTTACAGCGCCCCTGGTGGACACCGCCGTCTTTGGTTAGCACTGATAGACCGTTCCACAAAGTTTTAG